A section of the Prionailurus bengalensis isolate Pbe53 chromosome C2, Fcat_Pben_1.1_paternal_pri, whole genome shotgun sequence genome encodes:
- the LOC122491434 gene encoding OX-2 membrane glycoprotein-like, which translates to MLVMVLSSNFMGFPLYLILQPLLLSIWAQGSDSPHRIKYKNNETAVFGENVTIFCNLTTPADVVQITWQKIQGSSRQNIGTYSNIYGEKILPPYRDRLHCEVIEPNSSFITIREVTFEDEACYKCLFNVFPQGSHSGQICLNIIAVSEIKTELQSNFDSEDFLSFIYSAVGKPVPQISLFPSKVLINPPEEYLAQNPNGTVTITKMYNVSLETVRSLSLQHLIVHMDHPLRNEEKIVPLSVKQECTSGSPYILLYAFGSFIIFLCIVFIIFHLVQRKKKSENVPETTPQLRHPEGESLVTRCFPAHRAKNSGMC; encoded by the exons ATGTTAGTGATGGTTTTATCATCAAATTTCATGGGCTTTCCACTCTACCTCATTCTCCAGCCCCTCTTGCTTTCCATCTGGGCACAAGGATCAG ATTCTCCacatagaataaaatacaaaaataatgagacaGCTGTATTTGGAGAAAATGTGACGATTTTCTGCAATTTGACAACTCCAGCAGATGTTGTGCAAATTACCTGGCAGAAGATCCAAGGTTCTTCACGACAAAATATTGGCACATATAGCAATATATATGGAGAAAAGATTCTTCCACCATACAGAGATCGGCTGCACTGTGAGGTCATCGAACCCAATTCCTCATTCATAACTATCCGTGAAGTAACATTTGAAGATGAAGCCTGCTACAAATGTCTATTTAATGTGTTCCCGCAAGGCAGCCATAGTGGACAAATTTGCCTTAACATTATAG CTGtatctgaaataaaaactgaGCTCCAGTCCAACTTTGACTCTGaagattttcttagttttatttactCAGCTGTGGGAAAACCTGTTCCTCAAATATCTCTTTTCCCATCAAAAGTCTTGATTAATCCACCAGAGGAATACCTTGCTCAGAACCCAAATGGCACAGTGACTATCACGAAAATGTACAACGTCTCCTTGGAGACTGTGAGATCCCTAAGTCTCCAACACCTGATTGTGCACATGGATCATCCTCTAAGGAATGAAGAGAAGATTGTTCCTCTGTCAGTCAAACAAGAAT GTACTTCTGGTTCTCCTTATATTTTGTTGTATGCATTTGGttcattcataatttttctatgtattgtatttatcattttccatcttgttcagagaaagaaaaa GTCAGAGAATGTGCCTGAAACCACACCCCAGCTGAGACATCCTGAGGGGGAGTCCTTAGTAACCCGATGTTTTCCTGCTCACAG aGCCAAGAACTCTGGAATGTGTTAA